Proteins from one Loktanella sp. M215 genomic window:
- the ccmD gene encoding heme exporter protein CcmD gives MADLGKYAAEVLTAYAASIAVLTVLVVLSVRRARRVKRALEAIERV, from the coding sequence GTGGCTGATTTGGGGAAATACGCAGCCGAGGTGCTGACCGCCTATGCCGCCAGTATCGCGGTGCTGACGGTCCTCGTCGTGCTCAGCGTCCGCCGCGCCCGTCGCGTCAAGCGCGCGCTGGAGGCAATTGAGCGTGTCTAA
- a CDS encoding DsbE family thiol:disulfide interchange protein produces MSKLSPLLIVPPVIFAALAGLFWGGLMRDNAGELPSQFIGQPAPALPTEAVAGTTQLTPADLSAGEVTIVNFWASWCPPCRAEHPTLEALSEQGYRVAGVNFRDQADDASSYLADNGNPFFATGFDPRGRSAIDWGVTAPPETFIVGPDGTVLNRFIGPLIGSDYEQRFLPMLQAATQ; encoded by the coding sequence GTGTCTAAACTCTCCCCCCTTTTGATCGTGCCGCCGGTGATCTTTGCGGCCCTCGCGGGCCTGTTCTGGGGCGGCCTGATGCGCGACAACGCGGGCGAGTTGCCGTCGCAGTTCATCGGCCAGCCCGCCCCCGCCTTGCCGACCGAGGCCGTCGCCGGCACGACGCAGCTGACCCCCGCCGACCTGTCGGCAGGCGAAGTCACCATCGTCAATTTCTGGGCCAGCTGGTGCCCGCCCTGCCGCGCCGAACACCCGACGCTTGAGGCGCTGAGCGAGCAGGGCTACCGCGTCGCGGGCGTCAACTTCCGCGATCAGGCGGACGATGCGAGCAGCTACCTTGCGGACAACGGCAACCCGTTCTTTGCCACCGGTTTCGATCCGCGCGGACGGTCGGCCATCGACTGGGGCGTGACTGCGCCGCCGGAAACCTTCATCGTCGGACCCGACGGCACCGTCCTGAACCGGTTCATCGGACCGCTGATCGGGTCGGATTACGAACAGCGGTTCCTGCCCATGTTGCAGGCCGCAACGCAGTAA
- a CDS encoding YbaK/EbsC family protein, with product MSKSLRRVTDALRAAGLDITPLEMAADTRTAAQAAAAAGCTLDQIAKSIVFQAADSGAVVLFITAGGRQVDPDRAAQVAGTALVRADAAAVRTRTGFAIGGVSPVGHLTPVEAFMDAHLMAFDTVFAAAGTPRHIFGVAPTDLLRVSGATVADFTRD from the coding sequence ATGAGCAAGAGTTTGCGGCGTGTCACGGACGCTTTGCGCGCGGCCGGACTGGACATCACACCGCTGGAGATGGCGGCAGACACGCGCACGGCCGCGCAGGCTGCCGCTGCGGCGGGCTGCACCCTCGATCAGATCGCCAAATCTATCGTGTTCCAGGCGGCGGACAGCGGGGCCGTCGTGCTGTTCATCACGGCGGGCGGGCGTCAGGTCGATCCGGACCGCGCAGCACAGGTGGCGGGCACCGCGCTGGTGCGCGCCGATGCCGCGGCGGTGCGGACGCGGACGGGGTTCGCCATCGGCGGCGTCTCTCCGGTCGGGCACCTGACGCCGGTGGAGGCGTTCATGGACGCCCACCTGATGGCGTTCGACACGGTCTTCGCGGCGGCTGGCACGCCACGCCACATCTTTGGGGTCGCGCCGACGGATCTGCTGCGGGTGTCCGGCGCAACGGTGGCCGATTTCACGCGCGATTGA
- a CDS encoding glutamine-synthetase adenylyltransferase, whose protein sequence is MTLTARITRSPRPFDVDRAGGAVEAAPWATDGLRALIAGTAGCSPYLAGLIATESAWLETAADDPEGALAATLAAIPAIPFADLGPGLRQAKRRVALLTALCDLAGVWPLATVTQALTDLAAAAVQACIVPLVAAEIVRDKLPGLTPDDAATAGGMVVLAMGKQGAGELNYSSDIDLICLFDDDRFTPEDSVTARAAFVRVTRRMCALLSDNTAQGYVFRTDLRLRPDASVMPVCLSMTAAERYYESVGRTWERAAFIKAAPCAGDLAAGQRFLDTLRPFVWRKHLDFAAIQDAHDMRLRIRDHKGLGGKLSLPGHNMKLGRGGIREIEFFTQTHQLIAGGRDASLRVRGTLDGLARLATAGWIPGDLRDALSDHYTAHRTVEHRLQMINDAQTHSLPQDDAGFDRLAAFMDTDADSLRADLTARLTQVHAMTEGFFAPDAQPAATADDWGSQVTARWPDYPALRSDRAAQIFRRLRPDILSRLAEAAKPDEALNTFDTFLAGLPAGVQLFALFEANPALTQLIVDICATAPALAQYLSRNAGVLDAVIAGDFFAPWPGVGALTQGIARAMEQAADFETAMNAARRWAREWHFRIGVHHLRGLTDAATSGQHYADLAEAVIAGIWPVVVADFARRHGPPPGQGAAVLGMGSLGAGRLNALSDVDLIVIYDADIWGNSTGPRPLPVRSYYARLTQALVTALSAPMADGRLYEVDMRLRPSGKQGPVATSWTAFRDYQQEEAWTWEHLALTRARLIAGARVLASGIEAFRRSLLKTKGGGGTVAADVADMRARLADAKPAQGIWDAKMGQGRLMDVELAAQTAALVTGSDLRDVPGQIAAGVSGGWLSDEDGATLTQAAALFWRLQAAGRLLTGGVLDPDALGEGGRRFVLRETGCDTMQELETAMTTAATAADRVITRRLKVGS, encoded by the coding sequence ATGACCCTGACCGCCCGCATCACCCGCAGCCCGCGCCCTTTCGATGTCGACCGGGCCGGCGGCGCGGTCGAGGCTGCGCCCTGGGCCACGGACGGTCTGCGCGCCCTGATCGCCGGAACGGCCGGATGCAGCCCCTACCTTGCCGGTCTGATTGCCACGGAATCGGCCTGGCTGGAAACGGCAGCCGACGATCCAGAGGGCGCCCTTGCAGCCACCCTCGCAGCGATCCCCGCGATTCCCTTTGCGGACCTTGGCCCCGGCCTGCGGCAGGCCAAGCGGCGCGTCGCCTTGCTGACGGCACTCTGCGACCTGGCGGGCGTCTGGCCGCTCGCGACGGTGACGCAAGCGCTGACCGATCTGGCCGCCGCCGCCGTCCAAGCCTGCATCGTCCCATTGGTGGCGGCCGAGATCGTCCGCGACAAGCTGCCCGGCCTGACGCCCGACGATGCGGCCACGGCGGGCGGCATGGTCGTCCTCGCCATGGGCAAGCAGGGCGCGGGAGAGTTGAACTATTCCTCCGACATCGACCTCATTTGCCTTTTTGATGACGATCGCTTCACGCCAGAGGATAGCGTGACCGCCCGCGCCGCCTTCGTCCGCGTGACGCGGCGGATGTGCGCGCTGCTGTCTGACAACACGGCACAAGGTTACGTCTTTCGCACCGACTTGCGGTTGCGGCCCGATGCATCGGTGATGCCGGTCTGCCTGTCGATGACCGCGGCAGAGCGCTATTACGAAAGCGTCGGCCGCACGTGGGAACGCGCGGCCTTCATCAAGGCGGCCCCCTGCGCCGGGGACCTCGCGGCGGGGCAGCGGTTCCTCGACACCCTGCGGCCCTTCGTCTGGCGCAAGCACCTCGACTTTGCCGCGATTCAGGACGCCCACGACATGCGTCTGCGGATCCGCGATCACAAGGGGCTGGGCGGCAAGCTGTCGCTGCCGGGCCACAACATGAAGCTGGGCCGCGGCGGCATTCGCGAGATCGAGTTCTTCACACAGACCCACCAGCTGATCGCGGGTGGCCGCGATGCCAGCCTGCGGGTGAGGGGCACGCTCGACGGGTTGGCACGGCTGGCAACGGCGGGCTGGATTCCCGGCGACCTGCGGGACGCGCTGAGCGATCACTACACCGCGCACCGGACCGTCGAACACCGGTTGCAGATGATCAACGATGCCCAGACCCACAGCCTGCCGCAGGATGACGCGGGCTTTGACCGGCTGGCGGCCTTTATGGATACCGATGCGGACAGCCTGCGCGCCGATCTGACCGCGCGGCTGACGCAGGTCCATGCGATGACCGAAGGCTTCTTTGCCCCCGACGCCCAGCCTGCGGCGACGGCGGACGACTGGGGCAGTCAGGTCACCGCCCGCTGGCCCGACTATCCGGCCCTGCGCAGCGACCGCGCCGCCCAGATCTTTCGCCGGCTGCGCCCCGACATCCTGTCCCGCCTGGCCGAGGCCGCCAAGCCCGACGAGGCGCTGAACACCTTCGATACCTTTCTCGCCGGTCTGCCCGCAGGCGTGCAACTGTTCGCCCTGTTCGAGGCGAACCCCGCCCTGACCCAGCTGATCGTCGACATCTGCGCCACGGCACCCGCGCTGGCGCAGTATCTGTCGCGCAACGCGGGCGTGCTGGACGCGGTGATCGCTGGGGATTTCTTCGCGCCGTGGCCCGGTGTCGGCGCGCTGACCCAAGGCATTGCCCGCGCCATGGAGCAGGCGGCGGATTTCGAAACGGCGATGAACGCCGCCCGCCGCTGGGCCCGCGAATGGCACTTCCGGATCGGCGTGCACCACCTGCGTGGTCTGACCGATGCGGCGACCAGCGGACAGCACTATGCGGATCTGGCCGAAGCGGTGATTGCCGGCATCTGGCCCGTGGTCGTAGCGGATTTCGCACGCAGGCACGGGCCGCCGCCGGGGCAGGGTGCGGCGGTGCTGGGCATGGGATCGCTGGGGGCCGGGCGGCTCAATGCGCTGTCCGACGTCGACTTGATCGTGATCTACGACGCCGATATCTGGGGCAATTCAACCGGCCCGCGCCCGCTGCCGGTGCGCAGCTACTACGCGCGCCTGACGCAGGCGCTGGTCACGGCGCTGTCCGCCCCGATGGCGGATGGCAGGCTTTACGAGGTCGACATGCGTCTGCGCCCGTCTGGCAAGCAGGGGCCGGTGGCCACCTCATGGACCGCCTTCCGCGACTACCAGCAGGAGGAGGCCTGGACCTGGGAACATCTCGCCCTGACCCGCGCCCGGCTCATCGCGGGCGCCCGCGTCCTCGCCTCTGGTATCGAGGCGTTCCGCCGCAGCCTGCTGAAAACCAAGGGCGGTGGCGGGACCGTGGCCGCCGACGTGGCCGACATGCGCGCCCGGCTGGCGGATGCAAAGCCTGCGCAGGGGATCTGGGACGCCAAGATGGGGCAGGGTCGCCTGATGGATGTGGAGCTTGCGGCCCAGACGGCGGCTCTTGTCACCGGGTCCGATCTGCGCGATGTCCCCGGACAGATCGCGGCAGGTGTGTCCGGTGGCTGGCTCTCGGACGAGGATGGTGCGACCCTGACACAGGCCGCCGCCCTGTTCTGGCGCCTGCAGGCCGCCGGGCGGCTGCTGACCGGCGGCGTGCTCGACCCCGATGCCTTGGGCGAGGGCGGCCGCCGTTTCGTGCTGCGCGAAACCGGATGCGACACGATGCAAGAGTTGGAGACTGCCATGACCACCGCCGCCACCGCCGCCGACCGCGTCATCACCCGCCGCCTGAAGGTGGGATCGTGA
- the eda gene encoding bifunctional 4-hydroxy-2-oxoglutarate aldolase/2-dehydro-3-deoxy-phosphogluconate aldolase produces MTPEQASELNRDLCMLAPVIPVLVLDDASLAADLARALIAGGLPALEVTLRTPAALDAIREMASVPGGVVGAGTLLTPRDVENAKKAGAKFGVSPGATDLILDACEDNDLPLLPGAATASEAMRLLERGYTVQKFFPAEANGGVPALKAIGAPIPQVKFCPTGGVSLKNAPDYLALSNTLCVGGSWVAPKDMMLAGDWAGIEALAREAAGLPR; encoded by the coding sequence ATGACCCCCGAACAAGCCTCTGAACTCAACCGCGACCTGTGCATGCTGGCGCCGGTGATCCCGGTGCTGGTGCTGGACGATGCGTCGCTCGCCGCTGATCTGGCCCGCGCGCTGATCGCCGGTGGCCTTCCCGCGCTGGAGGTGACGCTGCGCACGCCAGCCGCCCTTGATGCGATCCGCGAGATGGCCAGCGTGCCCGGCGGTGTCGTCGGGGCCGGCACGCTGCTGACGCCCAGGGATGTGGAAAACGCCAAGAAGGCCGGTGCCAAGTTCGGCGTCTCGCCGGGTGCGACGGACTTGATCCTTGATGCCTGCGAGGACAACGACCTGCCGCTGCTGCCCGGCGCCGCCACCGCGTCGGAGGCGATGCGCCTGCTGGAACGCGGCTATACGGTGCAGAAGTTCTTTCCCGCCGAGGCGAATGGCGGTGTTCCCGCCCTCAAGGCGATCGGCGCGCCAATCCCGCAGGTCAAGTTCTGCCCCACGGGGGGCGTCAGCCTGAAGAACGCGCCGGACTATCTGGCGCTGTCAAACACGCTGTGCGTCGGTGGCAGCTGGGTCGCGCCCAAGGACATGATGCTGGCCGGTGACTGGGCCGGGATCGAGGCATTGGCCCGCGAGGCTGCCGGCCTGCCGCGCTGA
- the edd gene encoding phosphogluconate dehydratase, which produces MALHPKIAEVTDRIRARSEKPRRQYMDTMARAASAGPRRSHLTCGNQAHAYAAMADQKDALVADAAPNIGIITAYNDMLSAHQPFETYPALIKRAAIAAGATAQVAGGVPAMCDGVTQGQTGMELSLFSRDVIALSAAVGLSHNTFDAAIYLGVCDKIVPGLVMAAATFGYIPSVFLPAGPMVSGLPNDEKSKIRQQFATGEIGREELMAAEMASYHGPGTCTFYGTANSNQMLMEFMGLHLPGASFVNPNTPLRDALTVAGTERAAQITALGNAYTPVSDILDEKAFVNGLVGLMATGGSTNLVIHLPAMARAAGIILDLQDFSDISDVTPLMAKVYPNGLADVNHFHAAGGLGYMIGELLNAGLLHDDVKTVAGDGLTLYTQEPKLEDGRVAYAKGAGESLNTKILRPADDPFQKHGGLQQLSGNLGRGVMKTSAVAEERHIVEAPCRIFHDQDSVKAAFKAGEFTCDTIIVVRFQGPKSNGMPELHGLTPTLAVLQDRGLKVALVTDGRMSGASGKVPSAIHVCPEAANGGPIAKINDGDVIRLDAVNGTIDVLGVDLDNRTDAIADLSGNGTGVGRELFEVFRRNVGQVTDGAGVAV; this is translated from the coding sequence ATGGCCCTGCATCCCAAGATCGCCGAAGTCACCGACCGTATCCGCGCCCGGTCCGAAAAGCCGCGTCGCCAGTACATGGACACGATGGCCCGCGCCGCGAGCGCCGGGCCGCGCCGGTCGCACCTGACCTGTGGCAACCAGGCTCATGCTTATGCGGCGATGGCCGATCAAAAGGACGCGCTGGTGGCGGACGCCGCCCCCAACATCGGCATCATCACCGCGTACAACGACATGCTGTCGGCGCACCAACCGTTCGAAACCTATCCCGCCCTGATCAAGCGTGCCGCCATCGCAGCGGGCGCCACTGCACAGGTCGCAGGCGGCGTGCCCGCGATGTGCGATGGTGTCACGCAAGGCCAGACCGGGATGGAGCTGTCGCTGTTCAGCCGCGATGTCATCGCCCTGTCCGCTGCTGTCGGTCTGTCGCACAACACCTTTGACGCCGCGATCTATCTGGGTGTCTGCGACAAGATCGTGCCGGGCCTTGTGATGGCGGCCGCGACCTTCGGCTATATTCCCTCCGTCTTCCTGCCTGCAGGCCCGATGGTCAGCGGCCTGCCCAACGACGAGAAATCGAAGATCCGCCAGCAGTTCGCCACCGGAGAGATTGGCCGTGAAGAGTTGATGGCCGCCGAGATGGCCTCTTACCACGGGCCGGGCACCTGCACCTTTTACGGCACCGCCAACAGCAACCAGATGCTGATGGAATTCATGGGGCTTCACCTGCCCGGTGCCTCCTTCGTGAACCCGAACACGCCCCTGCGCGACGCGCTGACCGTCGCCGGCACCGAGCGCGCGGCGCAGATCACCGCGCTGGGGAATGCCTACACCCCGGTCAGCGACATCCTCGACGAGAAAGCCTTCGTGAACGGCCTCGTCGGCCTGATGGCGACGGGCGGATCGACGAACCTCGTGATCCACCTGCCCGCCATGGCGCGGGCGGCGGGGATCATCCTCGACCTGCAGGATTTCAGCGATATTTCCGACGTGACACCACTGATGGCCAAGGTCTATCCCAACGGTCTGGCCGACGTGAACCATTTCCACGCCGCGGGCGGTCTGGGCTACATGATCGGAGAGCTGCTGAACGCAGGGCTTCTGCACGACGACGTCAAGACCGTCGCCGGCGACGGGCTCACGCTTTATACGCAAGAGCCGAAGCTCGAGGATGGCCGCGTCGCCTATGCCAAGGGGGCCGGGGAAAGCCTGAATACCAAGATCCTGCGCCCCGCAGACGACCCGTTCCAGAAACACGGCGGCTTGCAGCAGCTCAGCGGCAACCTCGGGCGCGGGGTGATGAAGACCTCTGCCGTGGCAGAGGAGCGTCATATCGTCGAAGCGCCCTGCCGCATCTTTCACGATCAGGACAGCGTCAAGGCCGCGTTCAAGGCCGGCGAGTTCACCTGCGACACGATCATCGTCGTGCGCTTTCAGGGTCCGAAGTCCAACGGCATGCCCGAACTGCACGGCCTGACACCGACTCTGGCGGTTCTGCAGGACCGCGGCCTGAAGGTGGCTCTCGTCACCGACGGGCGCATGTCGGGGGCGTCCGGCAAGGTGCCCTCGGCGATCCACGTCTGCCCAGAGGCCGCGAACGGCGGCCCGATCGCCAAGATCAACGACGGCGACGTCATCCGTCTGGACGCAGTCAACGGCACCATTGACGTGCTGGGGGTGGATCTGGACAACCGCACGGACGCCATCGCCGACCTGTCGGGCAATGGCACCGGCGTCGGACGAGAGCTGTTCGAGGTCTTCCGCCGCAATGTGGGTCAGGTGACCGACGGCGCCGGTGTCGCGGTCTAG
- a CDS encoding RSP_2647 family RNA methyltransferase yields the protein MNMPPYPTVRLMPKGDARAIRHGYPWVYANELVTDRRTKGLTPGALAVLEDANRVPLGLVTVNPASKIICRMLDRDPEAVIDTAWFAAKLTRTLAHRARLYDQPFYRLVHAEADGLPGVVIDRFGDVAVIQPNAAWADALIEPLTDALVQVTGVTTVILNAAGRARSLEGLDDRMAVLRGTAPEAAIPVPMNGATYMADVTGGQKTGLFFDQRPNHAFAASLARDARVLDMFSHVGGFGLATLAAGAASVLAVDGSEPALTLAAQGAAAMGVTDRFTTRKGDAFEVLEALATEGETFDLVVCDPPAFAPGKASLEAGLRAYERIARLAAALVKDGGYLMLCSCSHAADLTRFRNASARGIGRAGRRSQVIQTGFAGPDHPLLPHLAESGYLKAVTFRL from the coding sequence ATGAATATGCCCCCATACCCCACCGTCCGCCTGATGCCCAAGGGCGACGCCCGCGCGATCCGCCACGGCTACCCTTGGGTCTACGCCAACGAACTGGTCACCGACCGCCGTACCAAGGGTCTGACCCCCGGCGCGCTGGCCGTGCTGGAGGATGCGAACCGCGTCCCCCTTGGCCTCGTGACCGTGAACCCTGCGTCCAAGATCATTTGCCGGATGCTGGACCGCGACCCGGAGGCGGTGATCGACACCGCGTGGTTCGCGGCCAAGCTGACCCGCACGCTGGCGCACCGTGCACGGCTTTATGACCAGCCCTTCTATCGCCTCGTCCATGCCGAGGCGGACGGTCTGCCCGGCGTCGTCATCGACCGCTTCGGCGATGTGGCCGTAATCCAGCCGAACGCGGCCTGGGCCGATGCGCTGATCGAGCCGCTGACCGACGCGCTGGTGCAGGTCACGGGTGTCACCACGGTGATCCTGAATGCCGCCGGGCGCGCGCGCAGCCTCGAAGGTCTTGACGATCGCATGGCCGTGCTGCGCGGCACGGCGCCAGAGGCGGCCATCCCGGTGCCGATGAACGGTGCCACCTACATGGCTGACGTCACGGGTGGGCAGAAGACCGGCCTGTTCTTCGACCAGCGCCCGAACCACGCCTTTGCCGCCAGCCTTGCGCGGGACGCGCGCGTGCTGGACATGTTCAGCCACGTTGGCGGCTTCGGCCTCGCCACACTCGCTGCCGGGGCGGCCAGCGTGCTGGCGGTGGACGGGTCCGAGCCCGCGCTGACGCTGGCGGCCCAAGGCGCCGCCGCGATGGGCGTCACCGACCGTTTCACCACCCGCAAAGGCGACGCCTTCGAGGTGCTGGAGGCGCTGGCCACCGAGGGCGAGACCTTCGATCTGGTCGTCTGTGATCCGCCCGCCTTTGCCCCCGGCAAGGCCTCGTTGGAGGCGGGCTTGCGCGCCTATGAACGCATCGCGCGTCTGGCAGCGGCGCTGGTCAAAGACGGCGGATACCTGATGCTGTGTTCGTGCAGCCATGCGGCGGACCTGACGCGGTTCCGCAACGCCTCTGCCCGGGGGATCGGGCGGGCCGGGCGGCGCAGTCAGGTCATCCAGACGGGGTTTGCCGGGCCGGACCACCCGCTGTTGCCGCACTTGGCCGAAAGCGGCTACCTCAAGGCGGTGACGTTCCGCCTGTGA
- a CDS encoding RSP_2648 family PIN domain-containing protein, with the protein MKVLIDACVLYPTVMREVLIGCAAEGLFAPCWSPRILEEWARATVKLGPEAEVFARGEIAALQARFPRASVVPDDGLLRRLWLPDADDIHVLAAAVAGHCDAILTLNAKDFPGNLLADEDLFRADPDGFMLRMHDEAPQVVARICDNVLREANRLSPQPWTIRALMKKARMPRLGKRLM; encoded by the coding sequence GTGAAGGTTCTGATCGACGCCTGCGTCCTGTATCCGACAGTGATGCGCGAAGTTCTGATCGGCTGCGCCGCCGAGGGTCTGTTCGCCCCTTGCTGGTCGCCCCGTATTCTGGAGGAATGGGCGCGGGCGACCGTCAAGCTGGGGCCGGAGGCGGAGGTCTTTGCCCGTGGCGAGATCGCGGCGCTGCAGGCGCGGTTTCCTCGCGCCAGTGTTGTGCCCGACGACGGATTGCTGCGGCGCCTGTGGTTGCCGGACGCCGACGATATTCATGTGCTGGCGGCGGCGGTCGCGGGGCACTGCGACGCGATCCTGACGCTGAACGCTAAGGATTTCCCCGGCAACCTGCTGGCCGACGAAGACCTGTTCCGCGCCGATCCCGACGGCTTCATGCTGCGGATGCATGACGAGGCACCGCAGGTCGTCGCCCGCATCTGCGACAATGTGCTGCGCGAGGCGAACCGCCTGTCGCCGCAGCCCTGGACGATCCGCGCGCTGATGAAAAAGGCCCGCATGCCCCGTCTGGGCAAGCGGCTGATGTAG
- a CDS encoding M48 family metallopeptidase has translation MLKFTPLLLAIVYGLAMYHFSAWRTRRELDSASTELADPTLRALTDRMARALDIDRIRVHIYEVAMVNGLAAPDGRIFITRGFFDRYRNKEVSAEELASVIAHELGHVALGHSRRRMTDFAAQNAMRTAIAMVLNRVLPGIGALIGNGLMSLLAARLSRADEFEADAYASALLVKAGIGTAPQQSLFHKLEHLTGAKGGGTPAWLLSHPKTELRIAAIAANEARWSQ, from the coding sequence ATGCTGAAGTTCACACCCCTCCTGCTCGCCATCGTCTACGGCCTCGCGATGTATCATTTCTCGGCCTGGCGGACGCGTCGAGAGCTTGATTCCGCATCGACAGAACTGGCCGATCCCACCCTGCGCGCGCTGACGGACCGGATGGCCCGCGCGCTGGATATCGACCGAATCCGCGTGCACATCTACGAGGTCGCGATGGTCAACGGGCTGGCGGCCCCCGACGGTCGCATCTTCATCACCCGCGGCTTCTTCGATCGCTACCGCAACAAGGAGGTCAGTGCCGAGGAACTGGCGAGTGTGATCGCGCACGAGCTGGGGCATGTGGCGCTGGGCCATTCGCGCCGCCGGATGACCGACTTTGCCGCGCAGAACGCGATGCGGACGGCGATCGCGATGGTTCTGAACCGGGTGCTGCCCGGCATCGGGGCGCTGATCGGCAACGGGCTGATGTCGCTTCTGGCGGCGCGCCTGTCGCGCGCCGATGAATTCGAAGCGGATGCCTATGCCTCTGCCCTGCTGGTCAAGGCCGGGATCGGCACCGCGCCGCAGCAATCGCTGTTCCACAAGCTGGAACATCTGACGGGGGCCAAGGGCGGTGGCACACCCGCATGGCTGCTGAGCCACCCCAAGACTGAATTGCGCATCGCCGCCATCGCGGCGAACGAGGCGCGCTGGTCACAGTAG
- a CDS encoding vWA domain-containing protein, with amino-acid sequence MFLRFFDTLRQHGVPVSIREFLAFLEGMRAGLATYDVDAFYHLGRTIMVKDERHIDRYDRAFAASFAGLESIPDQEVLDAVDIPADWLEKLAEKHLTEAEKAEIAASGGFEALMERLKQRLAEQKGRHQGGSKWVGTAGTSPFGAYGYNPEGVRIGQSESRHQRAVKVWDKREFRDLDDTVDLGTRNIKVALKRLRKWARDGAAEELDLDGTIRKTAEHGYLDVQTRPERRNAVKVLLFLDIGGSMDPHVKVVEELFSAARAEFKHMQHYYFHNCLYEGVWTDNRRRWNAQTPTWDVLRKYGSDYKCIFVGDASMSPYEVAAPGGANEHWNAEAGSTWLARARDQWPNHVWINPLPERFWAHTQSVHMIQQIFGADRMQPMTLSGIGAAMKLLT; translated from the coding sequence ATGTTCCTGCGGTTCTTCGATACCCTGCGCCAGCACGGCGTGCCGGTGTCGATCCGCGAATTCCTCGCCTTCCTCGAAGGCATGCGGGCGGGTCTTGCGACCTATGACGTCGACGCCTTCTATCACCTTGGCCGCACGATCATGGTCAAGGACGAGCGTCACATCGACCGCTACGACCGCGCCTTTGCCGCCAGTTTCGCAGGGCTGGAAAGCATTCCGGACCAAGAGGTGCTGGACGCCGTCGACATTCCCGCCGACTGGCTGGAAAAGCTGGCCGAAAAGCACCTGACCGAGGCCGAGAAAGCCGAAATCGCAGCCTCTGGCGGGTTCGAGGCGTTGATGGAGCGGCTGAAGCAGCGCCTGGCCGAACAGAAGGGCCGCCATCAGGGCGGCAGCAAATGGGTCGGCACGGCGGGCACCTCGCCCTTTGGGGCCTATGGCTACAATCCCGAAGGTGTGCGGATCGGACAATCCGAGTCCCGCCACCAGCGCGCGGTCAAGGTCTGGGACAAGCGTGAATTCCGCGATCTGGACGACACCGTCGATCTGGGCACCCGCAACATCAAGGTGGCGCTGAAACGTCTGCGCAAATGGGCGCGCGACGGTGCGGCAGAGGAGTTGGACCTCGACGGGACGATCCGAAAGACCGCCGAGCACGGCTACCTTGACGTGCAGACCCGGCCGGAACGGCGCAACGCAGTCAAGGTGCTGCTGTTTCTGGACATCGGCGGCAGCATGGACCCGCACGTCAAGGTGGTGGAGGAGCTGTTCAGCGCCGCCCGCGCCGAGTTCAAGCACATGCAGCATTACTACTTCCACAACTGCCTCTACGAAGGCGTCTGGACCGACAACCGTCGCCGCTGGAATGCACAGACTCCGACATGGGACGTGCTGCGCAAGTACGGCAGCGACTACAAATGCATCTTCGTGGGCGACGCCAGCATGTCGCCCTACGAGGTCGCGGCCCCCGGTGGTGCGAACGAGCACTGGAACGCCGAGGCCGGGTCCACATGGCTCGCCCGCGCCCGCGACCAGTGGCCCAACCACGTCTGGATCAATCCCCTGCCCGAACGCTTTTGGGCCCATACGCAGTCGGTCCACATGATCCAGCAGATCTTCGGTGCCGACCGCATGCAGCCGATGACCCTGTCGGGCATCGGTGCCGCAATGAAGCTGCTGACCTGA